CACCAGTTCACTGGCGCCGGCCTGCTGAACGGCATCGGCGATTTCAAATTTTTTATCGCCGCTGTCCCAGCCGAGACGCACTTTTACCGTTACCGGTAGATGCGACGGCACAGCATCCCGCATCGCTTTCGCGCCCTGATAGATGAGTTCAGGATCTTTTAGCAATGTCGCGCCGCCGCCGCTGCCGTTTACCACCTTTGATGGGCAGCCGCAGTTCAGGTCCACACCATACGATCCCAACGCCGCCGCCCGCGCGGCATTTTCCGCCAGCCACTGCGGATGCTGGCCCAGAAGCTGAATGCGTACTGGCGTACCGGACGGCGTACAGCTGTGGTAACGTAATTCCGGGCAGATACGATGAAACACTTTTACTGGCAGAAGCTTATCCACCACGCGCAAAAATTCGGTGATACAGAGATCGTAGTCATTTACTTCCGTCAGAAGTTCGCGCACCAACGCGTCAAGCACGCCTTCCATTGGCGCCAGTAAAACCCGCATATTGGAATCCACAACAAAAAAGAGGCGCTATCATAGCGCCTCTCTGCGATGAGCAAAACTTTTTGCCGGATGGCGGCACAAACGCCATCCGGCCTTCGTACTTAGCGCGGCTCAAGACAGTTGTCGTCCTTCCAGCCGTACAGCCATTCAATACCGCGATAAAACGCCTCCTGCGATTTCCCTTTCCACAACAGATTGCGTACCTGACGCTCCACGCCAGCGGCGTGGTAGAGACGCCCCATCTCCCGGGTAGACCAGACGATACGTGCCGTACGGGGAATACGCACCGATTCGTAAAGCGCAAATGCCTGCTGAGCATCGCCGTCGCAGCGTTCCAGCGCTTTGCCCAGCGTAACGGCGTCTTCCAGCGCCATACAGGCCCCCTGGGCCATATATTGCGCCACCGGATGCGCAGCGTCGCCCACAAGGGTGATGCGTTCGGTTCCCCATTTCGCGACTGGCTCACGATCGGCAGTCGACCAGCGGCGCCAGGAGGTCGGCTTATCCAGCATCTGACGCGGGCGGGGATGAATACCGGCAAAATAAGAGAGCACCTCTTCTTTACTACCGTCTTTTACCCCCCACTCTTCCTGTTGCCGACTATGGAAGGTCACGACCAGATTGTACTGTTGGCCTCCGCGCAACGGATAATGTACCAGATGGCAATGTGGCCCAGCCCACAGCACCGGGGCGTTAATACGTAAGTCTTCCGGCATATCGTCGCAATCTATCACTGCCCGGTAGACTACATGTCCTGTCACGCGCGGCGCATCGCCGAGCAAACTTTGCCGTACCACTGACTTAACGCCGTCGCAGCCCACCAGAATATCCGCTGTCCAGCTATTTCCCTGCTCGTCAAACACGGTAACGTCATCCGGCGTCTGGCGAATATCAACAATATGGGTCGAGGTACGATACTCCACGCCAGGGTGCTTCAATGCGGCCTCCCACACCGTGCCATGAATATCTACCCGGTGAATAACGGCATACGGCCCGCCAAAATGGTCCCGGAACGCCTGTCCGGTTTCAATGCGCACCACTTCTTCGGCGTTCACGGCATCCATCATCGTAATATGATCGGTAAACACTGCGCGCTGGCGGGCGACATCCCCCACACCGAGACTATCAAGCGCCGAAAAAGCATTCGGCCCAAGTTGGATGCCTGCGCCGATCTCGCCAATTTCGTGCGCTTTTTCCAGCAGCATGACTTTTATTCCCTGGCGCGCCAGCGATAGCGCGGTTGCCGCGCCGCCGATCCCGCCACCTACAATAATGGCGCTTGTCACTTTCGTCATGGTCGTTCTCCTTTTCAGGCCGGAATTTTATCTTGTTGGTTTTCCGGCGCGGCGGCAATAAACGCCGGCAACAGCGTGCAGGCGTCATAAACGGCTTTGCAACGCGGATAACCTGACAAATCGCAGCCCATTCTGAGCGCATTTGCCCACTGCGGGATCAGGCAGCAGTCCGCAAGGCCCGGTGCATCGCCTATACAAAATGCTCCGGACTGGCTTTTACGCAATAGTTGTTCCACCGCGCTTAACCCCTGCTGTATCCAGTGGGCGTACCACCGTTTTTTATCCTCTTCGCTCACCTTCAGCTCATCGGTCAGGTAGCGCAACACGCGCATGTTATTGATTGGGTGTATATCGCAGGCGATAGCGTAGACAATTTCCAGCGCCTGGCTGCGCGCCGGGTCGCTCATCGGCAGCAGCGGCGTTTGCGGAAAATGTCGGTCCAGCCAGTCAATGATCGCCAGCGATTGCCCCAACGATTCGCCGTCATCAGTCACCAGTGTCGGCACCAGACCTACCGGGTTCATTCGCCGGTAGGCCAGCGCATTCTGCTGACCGATACGAATATTGACGCCCACCGTCTGGTAATCGATCCCCTTTAACGCCAGCGCAATACGCACGCGATAAGACGCCGAACTATTAAAGAAACTGTACAGCTTCATCGTTCACCTCAGACAATTTTCACAGCAA
The Salmonella bongori NCTC 12419 DNA segment above includes these coding regions:
- a CDS encoding 3-hydroxybenzoate 6-monooxygenase, with translation MTKVTSAIIVGGGIGGAATALSLARQGIKVMLLEKAHEIGEIGAGIQLGPNAFSALDSLGVGDVARQRAVFTDHITMMDAVNAEEVVRIETGQAFRDHFGGPYAVIHRVDIHGTVWEAALKHPGVEYRTSTHIVDIRQTPDDVTVFDEQGNSWTADILVGCDGVKSVVRQSLLGDAPRVTGHVVYRAVIDCDDMPEDLRINAPVLWAGPHCHLVHYPLRGGQQYNLVVTFHSRQQEEWGVKDGSKEEVLSYFAGIHPRPRQMLDKPTSWRRWSTADREPVAKWGTERITLVGDAAHPVAQYMAQGACMALEDAVTLGKALERCDGDAQQAFALYESVRIPRTARIVWSTREMGRLYHAAGVERQVRNLLWKGKSQEAFYRGIEWLYGWKDDNCLEPR
- the dusC gene encoding tRNA dihydrouridine(16) synthase DusC; the protein is MRVLLAPMEGVLDALVRELLTEVNDYDLCITEFLRVVDKLLPVKVFHRICPELRYHSCTPSGTPVRIQLLGQHPQWLAENAARAAALGSYGVDLNCGCPSKVVNGSGGGATLLKDPELIYQGAKAMRDAVPSHLPVTVKVRLGWDSGDKKFEIADAVQQAGASELVVHGRTKAQGYRAEHIDWQAIGEIRQRLTIPVIANGEIWDWQSAQACMATSGCDAVMIGRGALNIPNLSRVVKYNEPRMPWPEVVTLLQKYTRLEKQGDTGLYHVARIKQWLGYLRKEYIEATELFQSIRALNRSSEIARAIQAIKI
- the maiA gene encoding maleylacetoacetate isomerase, which encodes MKLYSFFNSSASYRVRIALALKGIDYQTVGVNIRIGQQNALAYRRMNPVGLVPTLVTDDGESLGQSLAIIDWLDRHFPQTPLLPMSDPARSQALEIVYAIACDIHPINNMRVLRYLTDELKVSEEDKKRWYAHWIQQGLSAVEQLLRKSQSGAFCIGDAPGLADCCLIPQWANALRMGCDLSGYPRCKAVYDACTLLPAFIAAAPENQQDKIPA